In one Zobellia galactanivorans genomic region, the following are encoded:
- a CDS encoding collagen-like protein has translation MGTKGVLYGLLLVLLLVSCSKDGNDGALGPMGPQGETGAAGIDGRDGEDGIDGQDGADGQDGRDGEQGETGTANVISSEWFTLDFGETPINAINASDNMNVPDLDQEIRDNGLVTVFARKSNGDDYLYFQLPYHRYNPDFQYYSIKLFSAVDVLNISVSSVDGSDIYAPYLTEFRYIIVPSGSAAKGQASVDYAKMGYEDLCRHLKLDK, from the coding sequence ATGGGAACAAAGGGTGTATTATACGGCTTACTTCTGGTCTTATTGCTTGTCTCTTGCTCCAAAGACGGTAATGATGGTGCCTTAGGCCCAATGGGACCCCAAGGGGAAACAGGGGCTGCGGGTATTGATGGTCGGGATGGTGAAGACGGGATCGACGGACAAGATGGTGCGGACGGCCAGGATGGCCGGGATGGAGAGCAGGGGGAAACCGGTACGGCCAATGTCATTTCTTCCGAATGGTTTACCCTCGATTTCGGGGAAACACCTATAAATGCCATTAATGCATCCGATAATATGAATGTGCCCGACTTAGACCAAGAAATTAGGGATAACGGTTTGGTGACCGTATTTGCCAGAAAAAGTAATGGTGACGATTACCTGTATTTTCAATTGCCCTACCATCGGTATAATCCTGATTTTCAATATTATTCCATCAAATTGTTTTCTGCTGTAGATGTATTGAACATTAGTGTTTCAAGTGTGGATGGTAGCGATATCTATGCTCCCTACCTCACGGAATTCAGATATATCATAGTGCCCAGTGGTAGTGCCGCCAAGGGGCAAGCATCTGTAGACTATGCGAAGATGGGCTACGAGGACCTGTGTAGGCACTTAAAGCTCGACAAGTAA
- a CDS encoding RagB/SusD family nutrient uptake outer membrane protein: MLRKINILLLVFLGTTITSCDDDFLETTPTDAISAVDALADEESMQLILNGLHRGLYSQSQTILPGGQSSRANNHYWVPLGDNLSGGLIHSASANNLGWRTEMQWNSHTDPTSLTCELLWYHRYNIVLGANLLINRATDGTMLESQALYEILGQAYTYRAYAYLSLVQHYAKGYLIGDPATDPGVPLLFSSELPFTSEPRSTVQEVYDQIGADLVDAIAAFEKGTGRPSGGADTKSQLNIDVAYGLLARTALSKGDWETAAEAAVKARENYPLMGEEEWKSGFNSNNLSEVIWGSHVIDAETAFFSSYFYLVSNTFNGSQVRNNPKIADRRLVDAIPDTDYRKDVFFIDAPNTNSSAANNQGGLDSNTGLPRDPNYENDLEGYNARRAEINAIYGITNAYNQHPYMHFKLKNANSGSIDPDDIIYMRSSEMYLIEAEAKAMMDDIAGAQEALRPLGEERDSAYDVTAYNTKEALMEHIKFQRRLELWGEGFGYTDKIRWDEGIDHAADGGSGASEVLYQEAFQVERPSENDDWIFKIPQAEIDANPNLSPADQN; encoded by the coding sequence ATGTTAAGAAAAATAAATATATTGTTATTGGTATTCCTAGGGACAACCATAACTTCTTGCGACGACGATTTTCTCGAAACAACGCCCACCGATGCCATTTCTGCGGTAGATGCGCTTGCCGACGAAGAAAGCATGCAATTGATATTGAATGGACTGCATCGTGGCCTATATTCCCAGTCGCAGACCATTCTTCCCGGAGGCCAATCCTCCAGGGCCAACAACCATTACTGGGTTCCCCTTGGAGATAACCTTTCAGGGGGGCTTATCCATTCGGCGAGTGCCAACAATTTGGGATGGAGAACCGAAATGCAATGGAACTCGCACACCGACCCGACATCCTTGACCTGTGAGTTACTATGGTACCACCGATATAATATTGTATTGGGTGCCAACCTGCTTATCAATAGGGCTACGGATGGAACAATGTTGGAATCACAGGCACTATATGAAATTTTGGGACAGGCCTATACATATAGGGCCTATGCCTATCTTTCTTTGGTACAGCATTATGCCAAGGGATATTTAATCGGAGATCCGGCAACAGATCCGGGGGTGCCGTTGTTGTTTTCCTCGGAATTACCGTTCACCAGTGAGCCAAGGTCTACCGTACAAGAGGTCTATGACCAGATTGGGGCTGACTTGGTTGATGCAATAGCTGCTTTTGAAAAAGGCACGGGAAGACCAAGTGGGGGAGCAGATACCAAATCCCAATTGAACATAGATGTCGCTTATGGTCTATTGGCCCGCACTGCCTTATCAAAAGGAGATTGGGAAACGGCGGCCGAAGCAGCTGTAAAGGCGCGTGAGAACTATCCGTTGATGGGCGAGGAAGAATGGAAATCCGGTTTTAACTCCAATAACCTTTCAGAAGTTATTTGGGGAAGCCACGTAATAGACGCCGAGACCGCATTTTTTTCTTCATATTTCTATTTGGTAAGTAATACCTTTAACGGTAGTCAGGTCAGAAACAACCCAAAGATTGCGGACCGAAGATTGGTCGATGCCATTCCCGATACGGATTACAGAAAGGATGTTTTCTTTATCGATGCACCGAATACCAATAGTTCCGCAGCGAACAATCAGGGAGGACTTGATTCAAATACCGGTTTGCCGAGAGACCCAAATTATGAAAATGATTTGGAAGGATACAATGCCAGAAGGGCAGAGATCAATGCAATTTACGGTATTACCAATGCATACAATCAACACCCCTATATGCACTTTAAGTTGAAGAACGCCAATTCAGGTTCTATTGATCCCGATGATATCATTTACATGCGTTCGTCGGAAATGTACCTTATCGAGGCAGAAGCCAAAGCCATGATGGACGACATTGCAGGTGCACAGGAAGCTTTGAGGCCTTTGGGCGAGGAACGCGACAGCGCTTACGATGTAACTGCTTACAATACCAAAGAAGCTTTAATGGAGCACATTAAGTTCCAACGTCGCCTTGAACTATGGGGAGAAGGTTTCGGCTATACCGACAAAATTAGATGGGACGAGGGAATCGACCACGCAGCGGATGGCGGTTCAGGAGCATCGGAAGTATTATACCAAGAGGCTTTCCAAGTGGAGCGCCCATCGGAAAATGATGATTGGATATTTAAAATTCCACAAGCGGAGATTGATGCGAACCCAAACCTGTCACCAGCAGATCAAAATTGA
- a CDS encoding beta-N-acetylhexosaminidase, producing MKLSNSFFIALVLSVFSMQAREEVTIIPQPTSVAYGEGSFQLKGKISIISAENLENEASYLAKVLQTGFGQSPRIKSKGKGIGLFLEESLLSELGEEGYILSVGKKGITIKAATNTGVFYGIQSLRQMLPPDFGYAAPVEGVTLPILEISDTPRFPWRAFMLDESRHFKGSETVKKMLDQMALLKMNTFHWHLTDDQGWRIEIKKYPKLTEIGSKRKNTQVSRKSEERTKEPHEGFYTQEEIKEIIAYAKARHITVVPEIEMPGHAMAAIAAYHWLGTLGTTTEVPAVFGKMDDSFNIGDEKVVRFLKDVLDEVMALFPGSVVHIGGDEVNYTPWETHQDIVSFMKEKNLGSPADLQIYFTNEISNYIDNAGKRMMGWNEIMGDDIHGEREQETVQTEKLAKSAIVHFWKGDLQLINRAVQEGYDVVNSNHWDTYLDYTYQRLPLSKSYAFDPIPKGLDQKYHARILGSGTQMWSEWIPTVESMEKQIFPRLAAYAEVGWTQTHNKDFDRFQRALDDLKITWAKSGISFH from the coding sequence ATGAAGCTTTCCAATTCCTTTTTTATAGCTCTTGTCCTCTCCGTTTTTTCAATGCAGGCTAGGGAAGAAGTCACTATCATTCCCCAGCCTACGTCAGTGGCATATGGAGAAGGTTCCTTTCAATTAAAGGGCAAGATTTCCATAATAAGCGCTGAAAACTTGGAAAATGAAGCAAGCTATTTGGCAAAAGTGCTTCAAACAGGCTTTGGGCAATCGCCCCGAATAAAGAGCAAGGGCAAGGGTATTGGTCTTTTTCTAGAGGAAAGCCTGTTGTCGGAGTTGGGCGAGGAAGGCTATATCCTATCGGTTGGAAAAAAGGGGATAACCATTAAAGCCGCTACCAATACAGGGGTGTTCTATGGCATCCAAAGCTTGCGACAGATGCTTCCCCCAGATTTTGGCTATGCTGCACCCGTGGAGGGGGTTACGCTTCCAATTTTGGAAATAAGCGATACTCCCAGGTTTCCTTGGAGGGCATTTATGTTGGATGAATCCAGGCATTTTAAGGGGAGTGAGACGGTCAAAAAGATGTTGGACCAAATGGCCCTCTTGAAGATGAATACCTTTCACTGGCATCTGACCGATGACCAAGGCTGGCGGATCGAGATAAAGAAATATCCGAAGCTCACGGAAATCGGTTCCAAAAGAAAGAACACCCAGGTGAGCCGAAAGAGTGAGGAAAGAACAAAAGAACCCCATGAAGGTTTTTATACCCAAGAAGAGATCAAGGAAATCATCGCCTATGCCAAGGCTAGGCATATCACCGTAGTGCCCGAAATAGAAATGCCGGGCCACGCCATGGCGGCAATTGCGGCTTACCACTGGCTAGGGACCTTGGGGACCACAACCGAAGTTCCAGCCGTATTCGGAAAAATGGACGATTCCTTCAATATTGGGGACGAAAAGGTAGTGCGCTTTCTCAAGGATGTCCTCGATGAGGTAATGGCCCTTTTTCCAGGTTCCGTAGTGCATATCGGGGGAGACGAGGTGAACTATACGCCTTGGGAGACCCATCAAGATATCGTAAGCTTTATGAAGGAAAAGAACTTGGGTAGCCCTGCTGATTTACAGATTTACTTTACCAATGAAATATCGAACTATATCGACAATGCCGGAAAACGAATGATGGGGTGGAATGAAATTATGGGCGATGATATACATGGGGAACGCGAGCAAGAAACGGTTCAAACGGAGAAACTGGCAAAATCGGCCATCGTACACTTTTGGAAAGGCGATTTGCAATTGATCAATCGGGCGGTTCAAGAGGGGTATGATGTGGTGAATTCGAATCACTGGGATACCTACTTGGATTATACCTACCAAAGACTGCCCCTGTCAAAGTCCTACGCCTTTGATCCCATTCCTAAAGGCTTGGACCAAAAGTACCATGCGCGTATTTTAGGTTCGGGCACCCAAATGTGGAGTGAATGGATCCCAACGGTAGAAAGCATGGAAAAGCAAATTTTTCCGAGGCTGGCAGCCTATGCGGAGGTAGGGTGGACCCAAACCCACAATAAAGATTTTGATCGGTTTCAGCGGGCCCTAGACGATTTAAAAATTACTTGGGCCAAATCAGGAATCAGTTTTCATTAA
- a CDS encoding serine hydrolase domain-containing protein translates to MKKHFFILSMISLFTIGCSNNDDNDKETVPEAEDTFTTEQLSDAANYSKEKGGSAVLVMTDGSVIFEDYHNGADQDTAPHIYSATKLYWSAVAALAKQQGLIDYEEHVSNTITEWQDTGLHPGKNKIKIKHLLTLSSGLSQNFLTLSDESDRYQYAIDELKMVSTPGEKFSYGPSNYYIFGVLLERKLQEKGISQNPLEYLESEIFDKIGLEYDSWSHDEAGNPNIPNGCHLTPRNWVKFGQFMIDKGNYNGTQIIETSLLENMFVATGPNPGHGNFCWLNNVNGYGLNPLDAAPDGSSGGIMYYHGYTEIIGGLGSGKNRMYLIPSLKTVIIRQTTLDEDTFEDHEFLEFLLN, encoded by the coding sequence ATGAAAAAGCATTTTTTTATACTTTCGATGATATCCTTGTTTACGATCGGCTGTTCCAACAATGACGACAACGATAAGGAAACAGTTCCGGAGGCCGAAGACACCTTTACCACCGAACAACTTTCGGATGCGGCCAACTACTCTAAAGAGAAAGGGGGAAGCGCCGTTTTGGTCATGACGGACGGCTCCGTTATTTTTGAAGATTACCATAATGGCGCCGACCAAGATACCGCGCCCCATATTTACAGTGCGACCAAGCTTTATTGGTCGGCCGTTGCCGCATTGGCCAAACAACAGGGCCTTATCGATTACGAAGAGCACGTTTCGAACACCATCACCGAATGGCAGGACACCGGTCTGCATCCGGGGAAAAATAAAATCAAGATAAAGCATCTATTGACCCTGTCTTCAGGACTCTCCCAGAATTTTTTAACCCTATCGGACGAGAGCGATAGATATCAATATGCCATTGACGAATTGAAAATGGTAAGTACCCCAGGGGAAAAATTCTCTTACGGACCGAGCAACTATTATATATTCGGGGTTCTTTTAGAGCGAAAATTGCAAGAGAAGGGCATTTCCCAAAACCCATTGGAATACCTTGAATCTGAAATTTTCGATAAAATCGGATTGGAGTATGACAGTTGGTCCCATGACGAGGCCGGAAATCCCAACATCCCCAACGGTTGCCATTTAACCCCGAGAAACTGGGTGAAGTTCGGACAGTTTATGATCGACAAGGGCAACTATAACGGCACGCAAATCATCGAAACGTCGCTGTTGGAAAATATGTTCGTTGCCACGGGTCCCAATCCGGGACACGGTAATTTTTGTTGGTTGAACAATGTAAACGGTTATGGGCTCAATCCCCTAGATGCCGCCCCCGATGGTTCATCGGGCGGAATTATGTACTACCATGGGTACACCGAAATCATTGGCGGTTTGGGATCAGGAAAAAACAGGATGTATCTCATACCCTCGCTCAAAACGGTTATCATCCGACAGACCACACTTGATGAAGATACCTTTGAGGACCATGAATTCCTAGAATTTTTATTGAACTGA
- a CDS encoding N-acetylglucosamine-6-phosphate deacetylase codes for MKTNFKGQHYKTGKPIDIRVNGGMIVEVKESLAAEGEFHLAPGLVDLQVNGFKGIDFNSGLLTADEVCELTCFLWEAGVTTYFPTLITNSDEGIAEAIEAIVAACKADERVNASIGGIHLEGPFLSAEDGPRGAHPLKHIKAPDWELFRSWQKLAEGRIQLMTMAPEWPEAEGFIKKCTASGVLVSIGHTAASPLQIQTAIGAGATMSTHLGNATHLSLPRHDNYIWEQLASDKLWASIIADGFHLPKAMLEIFVKVKEGRCILVSDCTKFAGLAPGSYDSHIGGQIELNKEGRLFMKEEPKMLAGSAQSLAWCVDHLTNSGILPLSEALDMASVKPMEWLGANKTLGLTKGASADFIVFERRANTIEIVRTVKSGAVVYQG; via the coding sequence ATGAAAACGAATTTTAAAGGTCAGCATTACAAAACGGGAAAGCCTATTGACATTCGTGTTAATGGGGGAATGATAGTGGAGGTGAAAGAGTCCCTTGCTGCCGAGGGCGAATTTCATTTGGCCCCAGGCTTGGTAGACCTTCAGGTTAATGGATTCAAGGGAATCGACTTTAATAGTGGCCTATTGACGGCCGATGAGGTTTGTGAGCTCACCTGTTTTTTATGGGAAGCCGGGGTCACTACCTATTTCCCGACCTTGATCACCAATTCCGACGAAGGCATAGCCGAGGCCATAGAGGCCATTGTTGCCGCCTGTAAGGCCGACGAAAGGGTGAACGCCTCCATCGGAGGGATTCATTTGGAAGGCCCTTTTCTATCGGCTGAGGACGGTCCACGGGGCGCACATCCTTTAAAACATATAAAAGCCCCGGATTGGGAGCTGTTCCGTTCTTGGCAGAAATTGGCCGAAGGCAGGATACAGCTAATGACCATGGCCCCCGAATGGCCGGAAGCCGAAGGGTTTATAAAAAAATGTACGGCTTCGGGCGTGTTGGTATCCATCGGGCATACTGCCGCCAGTCCGTTGCAAATACAGACCGCCATAGGGGCGGGCGCAACCATGTCGACCCATTTGGGCAATGCTACCCATTTATCCTTGCCCAGGCACGACAATTACATTTGGGAACAGTTGGCATCGGACAAGCTATGGGCCTCTATTATCGCCGATGGCTTTCATTTGCCCAAGGCCATGCTAGAAATATTCGTCAAGGTAAAGGAAGGGCGCTGCATTTTGGTGAGTGACTGTACAAAGTTTGCCGGCCTCGCGCCGGGATCCTACGATAGCCATATTGGAGGACAGATAGAATTGAACAAGGAAGGTCGATTGTTTATGAAGGAAGAGCCAAAAATGTTGGCCGGTTCCGCCCAGTCCCTGGCTTGGTGCGTAGACCATTTGACGAATTCGGGCATTCTTCCCCTGTCGGAAGCTCTGGATATGGCCTCCGTAAAACCTATGGAGTGGTTAGGGGCCAATAAAACCTTGGGGTTGACCAAAGGGGCTAGCGCGGATTTCATCGTCTTTGAACGGCGCGCCAATACCATCGAAATTGTAAGGACGGTTAAGTCCGGCGCAGTGGTTTACCAAGGCTAG
- a CDS encoding Dph6-related ATP pyrophosphatase, with translation MTERKKAVFNWSGGKDSALALHKILQENEFEVLSLLTTIDEETASSSIHSIPLGLLKKQADSIGIPLYPVPLSKDKTYKKGMAEAVRHFKNKGVSHFIFGDIFLADVRRYRENMLHPLGIELVEPLWGKTSDEVMKDFLKSGIKTKIIVTQADKLDRTFIGREIDRDFVRSLPNGVDLCGENGEYHTFSYDGELFKQGIDFKISEANLISHEFKLDDGKVKSYDYWQAEISE, from the coding sequence ATGACCGAACGAAAAAAAGCGGTGTTTAATTGGAGTGGCGGAAAAGATTCGGCCTTGGCACTGCATAAGATACTGCAAGAAAACGAATTTGAAGTGCTTTCTCTATTGACAACCATCGACGAAGAAACAGCAAGCTCTTCCATTCATTCCATCCCCCTCGGCCTTTTGAAAAAACAGGCCGATAGCATCGGTATTCCGCTTTATCCGGTACCGCTTTCAAAGGATAAAACCTATAAAAAAGGAATGGCCGAAGCCGTTAGGCATTTTAAGAACAAAGGAGTAAGCCACTTTATTTTTGGCGATATCTTTTTGGCCGACGTAAGAAGGTATCGGGAAAACATGCTCCATCCACTGGGAATAGAACTGGTCGAACCGCTTTGGGGCAAGACGTCCGATGAAGTGATGAAGGACTTTTTAAAGTCGGGGATCAAGACCAAAATAATCGTAACCCAAGCGGATAAATTGGACCGGACCTTTATCGGTAGGGAAATAGACAGGGACTTTGTCCGATCATTGCCCAATGGGGTCGACCTGTGCGGGGAAAATGGGGAGTACCATACGTTTTCCTATGACGGGGAACTTTTTAAGCAGGGCATTGACTTTAAGATTTCCGAGGCCAACTTAATATCGCACGAGTTTAAATTGGACGACGGAAAAGTAAAAAGCTATGACTATTGGCAAGCCGAAATATCGGAATAA
- a CDS encoding DJ-1/PfpI family protein translates to MKKVLFLTGDFTEDYETMVPFQMLQMVGYEVHAVCPDKKKGDTVKTAIHDFEGDQTYTEKPGHNFALNYSFDDVVAEDYDGLVIAGGRAPEYLRLNQRLLEITTHFFETNKPVAAICHGIQILTAANVVKGRKLTAYPAVGPEVTLAGGEFQDIPADGVFVDGNLVTSPAWPGHPGFIREFLKVMGATITL, encoded by the coding sequence ATGAAAAAAGTACTGTTCCTAACCGGAGATTTTACTGAAGACTACGAAACCATGGTACCCTTTCAAATGCTGCAAATGGTCGGCTATGAAGTGCATGCCGTTTGCCCCGACAAAAAGAAGGGAGATACCGTTAAGACCGCCATCCACGATTTTGAGGGCGACCAGACCTATACCGAAAAACCGGGCCATAATTTTGCCCTGAACTATAGTTTTGACGATGTGGTCGCCGAAGACTACGACGGTTTGGTCATTGCCGGCGGAAGGGCACCCGAATATTTAAGGTTGAACCAAAGACTGCTAGAGATCACCACCCATTTTTTTGAGACCAACAAGCCCGTAGCGGCCATTTGCCACGGTATTCAGATACTAACGGCCGCCAATGTGGTAAAGGGCAGGAAACTTACCGCCTACCCTGCCGTAGGTCCCGAAGTGACCCTGGCCGGTGGCGAATTTCAAGATATCCCCGCAGACGGGGTCTTTGTAGACGGCAACCTGGTTACTTCCCCAGCATGGCCCGGACACCCTGGCTTTATCCGTGAATTCTTAAAAGTAATGGGCGCGACCATTACCCTGTAA
- a CDS encoding SusC/RagA family TonB-linked outer membrane protein has product MKLKIRCYVSIVSLLFCLGLQAQDKTVSGQVTDESGLPLPGVSIVVVGTSTGTQTDFDGNYSIAVATGNVLSFSYMGQKTVERTVGASNTINVRMEEDAQALEEVIVTAYGTSTKEAFTGSANIVGAKDLENRSVTSPIAAIEGRATGVQFTSPTGPGSSPGIVIRGVGTLNGDTDPLFIVDGVQYEGSLNTINQEDIESFTILKDAASTSLYGSRAANGVVIITTKSGRKEGIQVNASMQYGLVSTAIPFYPELTPGEYYESMWEALKNSSAGGGDPAFASENIYNSLGYNPFDVPNDQIVGVDGTLNPNAKVIYKNLDWYDAMSRTGVRQNYNVNVSGGGENHKVFFSTSYLDEESFVVNSKFNRLTTRLNAEFDVNDRLTIGGSASIALTEAVAPSSAGTNSIVNPFGFAKNIGSVYPVYVNDLQGNMVTDNFGNPVFDSGEGFSEYNIGSRPVYQGRHALQELMLNDERDKDNTYGFRFFAEQEIFEGLSVRVNYGRDINEGLEKEYENAIIGDAQPDGRYSEERSRRQVENFNQILSYVRSFGNHNLDITAGHESFDRTFTFNGGMKTIQAANGIYEFDNFSNIVDLEGASTRKSIEGYFSRVNYNYDNKYYISASVRRDGSSVFDADTRWGTFYSVGGSWRIDQENFLKDSDIIDQLKLRASYGEVGNDDLLDFFLSQARFSITSNAASPAIIFTDIGNPDLQWETIENFDVALEFALFNNFLDGSVEYYKKNSSDLLYKMPIAPSNGLNEVPVNVGDMFNSGWEVALTANLFDTDDFRWNVTLQGSTFKNEITSLPDPFINESERWAEGHSRYDFYLLRTGGVDTQTGDQLFLMYELDEEGNSVPVLDGNGEIATTNDWQETQRAYTGDSSIPDLLGSIANSIGYKGFSFDFLINYGIGGSILDNGYSAMMHSGNFGSSYHPDILKAWRQPGDITDVPRLESGNPNLVRTQSDRFITDASFWALRNVNLGYTFDDKIANQLGLDKLRVSISGENLYTKSERKGLNPQFNLAGTGEGNDFNPARIISLGVNVTF; this is encoded by the coding sequence ATGAAATTAAAAATTCGATGCTATGTGTCGATTGTATCCCTGTTGTTTTGTTTGGGATTACAGGCGCAGGACAAAACCGTGTCGGGTCAGGTGACCGACGAATCAGGCTTGCCATTACCTGGTGTTTCCATTGTTGTAGTTGGTACATCTACGGGGACACAGACAGATTTTGATGGTAACTATAGTATTGCTGTCGCTACTGGAAATGTCCTTAGTTTTAGTTATATGGGACAGAAAACCGTTGAGCGAACCGTTGGGGCGTCCAATACCATCAATGTGCGGATGGAAGAGGATGCACAGGCGCTCGAAGAGGTAATCGTTACGGCCTATGGCACTAGTACTAAAGAGGCTTTTACAGGTTCTGCCAATATCGTTGGCGCCAAGGACTTGGAGAATAGGAGTGTTACCTCTCCAATTGCGGCCATTGAAGGGCGTGCCACAGGTGTGCAGTTTACATCGCCTACAGGCCCTGGTTCTTCACCGGGGATTGTTATCCGTGGAGTAGGAACATTGAACGGCGATACCGATCCCTTGTTCATCGTAGACGGTGTACAATATGAAGGTTCGCTGAATACGATCAACCAAGAGGATATTGAATCGTTTACGATCCTAAAAGATGCCGCATCAACTTCTCTGTATGGTTCCAGGGCAGCCAATGGGGTTGTGATCATTACTACTAAAAGTGGAAGAAAGGAAGGAATACAGGTAAATGCTTCTATGCAATATGGCCTTGTATCCACTGCTATTCCATTTTATCCGGAACTTACACCTGGCGAGTATTATGAAAGCATGTGGGAAGCCCTAAAAAATTCAAGTGCGGGTGGTGGAGATCCGGCCTTTGCTTCCGAAAACATTTACAACAGTTTGGGCTACAATCCATTTGATGTGCCCAACGATCAAATTGTAGGTGTGGATGGTACGTTGAACCCCAATGCCAAGGTTATCTATAAAAACCTTGATTGGTACGATGCGATGTCGAGAACAGGGGTTCGTCAAAACTACAATGTAAACGTTTCCGGTGGAGGCGAGAATCATAAGGTGTTTTTCTCCACTTCATACCTAGACGAGGAGAGTTTTGTGGTAAATTCAAAATTTAATCGTTTGACCACCCGTCTTAACGCAGAATTCGATGTCAACGATCGATTGACCATTGGAGGTAGTGCCAGTATTGCCCTTACAGAGGCTGTGGCTCCTAGTTCCGCAGGGACCAACAGTATAGTAAACCCTTTTGGTTTTGCTAAAAATATAGGTTCTGTGTATCCCGTATATGTAAACGACCTTCAAGGAAATATGGTAACCGACAATTTTGGAAACCCAGTTTTTGACAGTGGAGAAGGTTTTTCTGAGTACAATATTGGCTCAAGACCTGTTTACCAAGGACGTCATGCACTTCAAGAGCTTATGCTCAATGACGAGCGCGATAAGGACAATACCTATGGTTTCAGGTTTTTCGCAGAGCAGGAAATTTTTGAAGGACTAAGTGTGAGGGTGAACTATGGTAGGGATATCAACGAAGGGCTTGAAAAAGAATACGAAAATGCCATAATCGGTGATGCCCAGCCTGATGGAAGGTATAGTGAGGAAAGATCCAGAAGGCAAGTAGAGAACTTTAACCAAATATTGAGCTATGTAAGAAGCTTCGGCAACCATAATTTGGATATTACGGCAGGACACGAGAGCTTCGACAGGACCTTTACGTTCAACGGTGGTATGAAAACGATCCAGGCGGCCAATGGAATCTATGAGTTCGATAACTTCTCGAATATTGTAGATTTGGAAGGGGCTTCCACACGAAAGAGTATTGAAGGGTATTTTTCAAGAGTAAATTATAACTATGATAACAAATACTATATCAGTGCTTCGGTTCGACGTGATGGTTCATCCGTATTCGATGCCGACACCAGATGGGGAACATTTTACTCTGTAGGTGGTTCTTGGAGAATCGATCAAGAAAATTTCCTGAAAGACTCCGATATAATCGACCAATTGAAGTTGAGGGCTTCATACGGTGAAGTAGGGAATGATGATCTTTTGGACTTCTTCCTTTCCCAGGCAAGGTTCTCTATTACATCCAATGCGGCTAGTCCTGCTATTATTTTTACGGATATTGGTAATCCCGACCTACAATGGGAAACCATTGAAAACTTTGATGTCGCCTTGGAGTTTGCCCTGTTCAATAATTTCTTGGATGGTTCTGTGGAATACTACAAGAAAAACTCTTCCGACCTATTGTACAAAATGCCCATTGCACCAAGTAATGGCCTAAATGAAGTGCCGGTGAACGTTGGCGACATGTTCAACTCCGGTTGGGAAGTTGCACTGACAGCGAATCTGTTCGATACTGACGACTTTAGATGGAATGTTACCTTACAAGGCTCTACATTTAAAAATGAGATTACCAGTTTGCCCGATCCCTTTATTAATGAGTCCGAACGTTGGGCGGAAGGTCATTCCCGATATGATTTCTATCTATTGAGGACCGGCGGTGTTGATACACAAACAGGGGATCAATTGTTCCTTATGTATGAACTCGATGAAGAAGGCAATAGCGTGCCCGTGTTGGATGGCAATGGTGAAATAGCCACAACCAATGATTGGCAAGAGACGCAACGTGCCTATACGGGTGATAGTTCCATTCCTGATCTACTGGGGTCAATAGCCAACAGCATTGGCTATAAAGGATTTTCTTTTGACTTTTTGATCAATTATGGTATTGGTGGATCGATATTGGACAATGGATATTCGGCAATGATGCACAGTGGTAATTTTGGAAGCTCGTACCACCCGGATATTTTAAAAGCTTGGAGACAACCGGGCGACATTACCGATGTGCCCCGATTGGAATCGGGTAACCCTAATTTGGTCAGAACACAATCGGATCGTTTCATAACCGATGCTTCGTTTTGGGCACTTAGAAACGTGAACTTGGGGTATACCTTTGATGATAAGATTGCAAATCAACTCGGCCTGGATAAGCTTAGGGTATCCATATCAGGTGAAAATCTCTACACCAAAAGCGAGAGAAAGGGATTGAACCCTCAGTTTAACCTGGCGGGAACCGGTGAAGGAAACGACTTTAATCCTGCAAGAATTATCTCTTTAGGGGTGAACGTTACTTTTTAA